Proteins from a genomic interval of Croceicoccus naphthovorans:
- the rpsE gene encoding 30S ribosomal protein S5, with amino-acid sequence MMADENNTENTETPVVDNAGSTPTPTVASTEAADNQSTAAGDPSQPREDQGREGRGGRGRGRGGNDRGERGERRGRGRRDDRRGNRDDDGEELIEKLVHINRVSKTVKGGKRFGFAALVVVGDGKGRVGFGHGKAREVPEAINKATASAKKKMVRVPLKEGRTLHHDGKGRFGAGKVNVRTAPPGTGIIAGGPMRAVFESLGVADVVTKSVGTSNPYNMIRATFDALTNQTSPKSVAQRRGKKVADLLGRGGASEAEAEADAAALVE; translated from the coding sequence ATGATGGCTGACGAAAACAACACCGAGAACACCGAAACCCCCGTCGTCGACAACGCGGGTTCGACCCCGACGCCGACCGTGGCGAGCACCGAAGCGGCCGACAACCAGTCGACCGCCGCTGGCGATCCGTCGCAGCCGCGCGAAGATCAGGGACGCGAAGGTCGTGGCGGTCGCGGTCGTGGCCGTGGCGGTAACGATCGCGGCGAACGCGGTGAGCGTCGTGGCCGCGGTCGTCGTGACGACCGTCGCGGCAACCGTGACGACGATGGTGAGGAGCTGATCGAGAAGCTCGTCCACATCAACCGCGTTTCGAAGACGGTTAAGGGCGGTAAGCGCTTTGGCTTCGCCGCGCTGGTCGTTGTTGGTGACGGCAAGGGCCGCGTCGGCTTCGGACACGGCAAGGCCCGCGAAGTGCCCGAGGCGATCAACAAGGCCACTGCTTCTGCCAAGAAGAAGATGGTTCGCGTTCCGCTGAAGGAAGGCCGCACCCTGCACCATGACGGCAAGGGCCGTTTCGGTGCCGGCAAGGTCAACGTCCGCACGGCGCCTCCGGGTACCGGCATCATCGCGGGCGGCCCGATGCGCGCCGTCTTCGAATCGCTGGGCGTTGCCGACGTCGTGACCAAGTCGGTCGGGACTTCGAACCCCTACAACATGATCCGCGCCACTTTCGACGCTCTGACCAACCAGACTTCGCCGAAGTCGGTGGCGCAGCGTCGTGGCAAGAAGGTCGCCGACCTTCTGGGCCGTGGCGGCGCGAGCGAGGCCGAGGCGGAAGCCGACGCCGCAGCCCTGGTGGAGTAA
- a CDS encoding XdhC family protein gives MSHDAQCMDDDHAALRAAADGAALCTIVNIDGSFSRRVGAQLAIRPDGTVVGSLSDGCLEQQLVADVAAASGPSVRRYGKGSALIDFRLPCGGGLDILIDPSPDRAACRDTVALLDCREPAGLALPENIYLPTRRYLPALRIHAFGVDPELSALDRLALVMNVPMVCMRPESLSLGQAPDMASPDRWTATILLFHDHEWEGAILHHALRGGSFYVGAQGGAKAREDRLSRLRAAGVAEEDLARIRGPVGVTPSARTPNALALSVLSEIVFEYDRIHPHF, from the coding sequence ATGAGCCACGACGCGCAGTGCATGGATGACGATCACGCAGCCCTGCGCGCGGCTGCCGATGGCGCGGCGCTATGCACCATCGTCAACATCGACGGCAGTTTTTCGCGGCGCGTCGGGGCACAACTGGCGATCAGGCCTGATGGTACCGTTGTCGGAAGCTTGTCCGACGGATGTCTGGAGCAGCAACTGGTCGCGGACGTTGCGGCGGCGTCTGGACCATCGGTCCGGCGTTATGGCAAGGGATCGGCCTTGATTGATTTCCGGCTGCCTTGCGGGGGAGGGCTCGACATCCTGATCGATCCATCACCTGACCGGGCAGCATGCCGGGACACTGTGGCCTTGCTCGATTGTCGCGAGCCGGCGGGTTTGGCGTTACCCGAAAATATCTATCTGCCGACGCGTCGCTACCTGCCAGCGCTTCGCATCCATGCGTTCGGGGTCGATCCCGAACTGTCGGCGCTCGATCGTTTGGCGCTGGTCATGAATGTGCCGATGGTCTGCATGCGGCCAGAGTCGCTCTCGCTTGGCCAAGCACCCGATATGGCATCGCCTGATCGCTGGACGGCAACGATCCTGTTGTTCCACGATCATGAGTGGGAAGGCGCTATCTTGCATCACGCCTTGCGCGGCGGCAGCTTTTACGTCGGTGCCCAAGGCGGGGCGAAGGCGCGCGAGGACCGTTTGTCGCGGCTACGCGCCGCTGGTGTCGCCGAAGAGGATCTTGCCCGGATCAGGGGGCCGGTGGGTGTTACGCCATCGGCCCGGACACCGAATGCCTTGGCCCTGTCGGTGTTGAGCGAGATCGTGTTCGAATACGACCGTATCCATCCGCATTTTTAG
- the rpmD gene encoding 50S ribosomal protein L30, with amino-acid sequence MAKAKTIKIKQIGSPIRRPESQKKILVGLGLGKMHRVVEVQDTPEVRGAIAKLPHMVEVVD; translated from the coding sequence ATGGCAAAGGCAAAGACCATCAAGATCAAGCAGATCGGTTCGCCGATCCGTCGCCCGGAAAGCCAGAAGAAGATCCTGGTCGGCCTGGGCCTTGGCAAGATGCACCGCGTCGTGGAAGTGCAGGACACTCCCGAAGTGCGCGGCGCCATCGCCAAGCTGCCGCACATGGTGGAAGTCGTCGACTGA
- a CDS encoding nucleotidyltransferase family protein, giving the protein MTKQVRIGAAILAAGASRRFGDADKLTTALNGRMLGQHVAYLLADLDFAERWIVTASQTHPCREAWEAAKFAIAVNECADTGMGSSVAIAAHLAQQARCDFLLIALADMPLVPAGHFIDVIAKAVALGQTAIAASTDGDARMPPAVFGSHHFDELARSTGDEGARDLLQQAATVECSGTCLLDIDNERDLAIARKSLGRD; this is encoded by the coding sequence ATGACCAAACAGGTCCGCATCGGCGCGGCGATTCTGGCCGCTGGTGCCTCTCGGCGTTTCGGAGATGCCGACAAGCTGACGACCGCTCTCAACGGTCGAATGCTGGGTCAGCATGTTGCCTACCTGCTCGCCGATCTCGACTTCGCCGAACGATGGATCGTGACTGCAAGCCAAACGCATCCGTGCAGAGAAGCGTGGGAAGCGGCCAAGTTTGCGATCGCCGTAAACGAATGCGCGGATACCGGAATGGGCAGCTCGGTCGCCATTGCCGCTCATCTTGCCCAACAGGCCCGGTGCGATTTCCTGCTAATCGCGCTTGCCGACATGCCCCTCGTCCCGGCGGGCCACTTTATCGATGTAATCGCCAAGGCCGTCGCGTTAGGCCAGACAGCCATCGCCGCATCGACTGACGGAGATGCGCGCATGCCACCGGCCGTCTTCGGTTCTCATCATTTCGACGAATTGGCGAGGTCGACGGGCGATGAAGGGGCCCGCGACCTCCTTCAGCAGGCCGCCACGGTCGAATGCAGCGGCACCTGTCTGCTCGATATCGATAATGAACGCGATCTCGCCATAGCTCGCAAATCGCTGGGACGCGACTAA